A stretch of the Paenibacillus dendritiformis genome encodes the following:
- a CDS encoding phosphatidylinositol-specific phospholipase C, which translates to MNKIIRYSMILALLLGVHAQPAAAHWHPGYSHDATIGYQNPNWMSLIRDDARLSDLSIPGTHDSMAYQTHQPATDHVYTQSMTLNTQLNSGIRFLDIRCRYVDGSFAVHHGPYYLDAMFGDVLNEVAEFLKRNPSETVLMRIKQEHSSVPDRVFNDTLQRYINSYPGFFWDSKNGSATNPTLGEMRGKIVILRNVAGSSIGIDYAHQFDIQDNYNVSTNWDLYQKWMDVKKQLQKANESRLSGSQTKFINYLSGGNIAYPYFVASGHSSPGTSAPRLATGLTTPGWSDSYPDFPRTDCFIGICTIAFEGTNVLTTDYIATHNVEYTGIIAADFPGKGLIENIIRANKRLYK; encoded by the coding sequence ATGAACAAGATTATTCGGTATTCAATGATTCTAGCTTTGTTGCTGGGAGTTCATGCACAACCTGCGGCGGCGCATTGGCATCCTGGATATTCTCATGACGCCACAATAGGATATCAAAATCCAAACTGGATGAGCTTGATTCGGGATGATGCCAGATTAAGTGATTTATCCATCCCAGGCACGCATGACAGCATGGCTTACCAAACTCATCAGCCCGCAACCGACCATGTGTATACACAGTCGATGACGCTCAATACACAATTAAATTCCGGAATTCGCTTTTTGGACATTCGCTGCCGGTATGTTGACGGTTCGTTCGCGGTTCATCATGGCCCCTACTATTTAGATGCCATGTTCGGGGACGTATTGAATGAGGTTGCTGAGTTTTTGAAGCGCAATCCGAGCGAAACGGTTCTGATGCGCATCAAACAAGAACATAGTTCTGTTCCCGATCGCGTCTTCAATGATACCCTTCAGAGATATATCAATAGCTATCCCGGTTTTTTTTGGGACAGTAAAAACGGATCGGCAACAAACCCGACACTAGGAGAAATGAGAGGAAAAATCGTCATCCTCCGCAACGTTGCGGGTTCGAGTATCGGTATCGATTATGCTCATCAATTCGATATCCAAGATAATTATAACGTCTCGACGAATTGGGATTTATACCAAAAATGGATGGATGTCAAAAAACAATTGCAGAAGGCCAATGAAAGCCGTCTAAGTGGCTCTCAAACCAAATTCATCAATTATTTAAGCGGCGGCAATATCGCGTATCCCTATTTTGTCGCAAGCGGGCACAGCAGCCCGGGAACATCGGCTCCCCGGCTGGCTACGGGATTAACTACTCCCGGCTGGTCGGATTCCTATCCGGATTTCCCAAGAACGGATTGCTTCATCGGGATCTGCACCATTGCATTTGAAGGAACGAATGTGCTGACAACCGATTATATAGCAACTCACAATGTGGAGTATACCGGCATTATTGCCGCGGATTTTCCGGGAAAAGGATTGATTGAAAATATTATACGCGCGAATAAAAGGCTGTATA
- a CDS encoding transposase, protein MQHVSSRKSKKWKQDVSKIDNWEYNEQTDTWTCPGGQVLGFRYESKQKKESGYEIKLRHYRSQDCSNCPLKAACTKAKGNREIRVSMKYLRSKQQAREKLRSEEGYALSVRRMVEPESVFGQMKNNRGFRRFLLRGLSKVSLEVGWLSLAPNLLKWAVMKQKGRVGEAV, encoded by the coding sequence ATACAGCACGTATCATCAAGAAAATCAAAGAAATGGAAACAAGATGTCAGCAAAATCGATAATTGGGAATACAATGAACAAACGGATACATGGACGTGTCCGGGCGGACAAGTTCTTGGCTTCCGGTATGAGAGCAAGCAAAAAAAAGAGAGTGGTTATGAAATCAAACTTAGGCATTACCGAAGTCAGGATTGCTCGAATTGCCCCCTCAAAGCAGCCTGCACCAAGGCCAAAGGGAATCGAGAAATCCGAGTAAGCATGAAGTATCTCCGCTCTAAGCAACAAGCGAGGGAGAAGCTGCGGAGCGAAGAAGGATATGCCCTGTCGGTTCGACGAATGGTCGAACCGGAAAGTGTATTTGGACAAATGAAAAACAACAGAGGATTCAGACGCTTTCTGCTTCGAGGCCTGTCAAAAGTAAGCCTCGAGGTCGGGTGGCTATCCCTTGCCCCTAATTTGCTCAAGTGGGCAGTGATGAAGCAAAAAGGTCGAGTAGGGGAAGCAGTGTAA
- a CDS encoding RNA polymerase sigma factor translates to MSSEALMQENQRSMFEMFYERVYTTAYMIIKDRHLAQDIAQETFMKAFAQIHTLHDESKLGPWLQSIAARTSFDYLRKRSRWNDIASEDTVLDIELAKDFDSQLSVEQKVELKIIVDEIYTYLKKLKPEYQKVIILKYIHHMKNAEIAAVTNANESTVKTRLKRAKAILRQSMGNLP, encoded by the coding sequence ATGTCCTCGGAAGCACTGATGCAAGAAAATCAACGCTCGATGTTCGAAATGTTCTATGAGCGCGTCTATACTACAGCGTATATGATTATTAAAGATCGCCATTTGGCTCAAGATATCGCACAAGAAACGTTTATGAAAGCCTTTGCGCAAATCCATACACTGCATGATGAGAGCAAGCTCGGCCCATGGCTACAATCTATCGCGGCAAGAACCTCGTTCGATTATTTGCGCAAGCGCAGCCGGTGGAATGACATCGCGTCTGAAGACACGGTTCTCGATATCGAGCTGGCCAAAGATTTCGACAGTCAGCTGTCGGTGGAACAAAAGGTAGAGCTGAAGATCATTGTCGACGAGATCTATACTTATCTGAAAAAGTTGAAGCCGGAATACCAAAAGGTGATCATTCTCAAATATATCCATCATATGAAAAATGCCGAGATTGCCGCCGTAACCAATGCGAACGAGAGTACGGTCAAAACGCGCTTGAAGCGGGCCAAAGCGATTTTGCGGCAAAGCATGGGCAACCTGCCGTGA
- a CDS encoding GNAT family N-acetyltransferase — protein sequence MDREVFAFQEVPRLLTERLLLRAMEERDCRDLFDLYSLEEVVRYTPLEPFRSMQDVIREWNWHQEIFAEQSGLRWVIEDKSSAKVIGTCGFLQYEKTHRRIELGYDLAPPYWGRGVMTEAARRVLSFGFRDMGVNRIEAKIDPENIASERLLLRLGFQKEGVMRQHEFEKGRYVDIAVFSLLRSEYGAQRQALAADAWHDGDKDSERLRD from the coding sequence ATGGATAGAGAAGTTTTTGCATTTCAGGAAGTTCCCCGCTTGCTGACGGAACGGTTGCTCTTACGGGCAATGGAGGAACGGGATTGCCGAGATCTCTTCGATCTCTACTCGCTGGAGGAAGTAGTTCGGTATACGCCGCTGGAACCGTTTCGATCGATGCAGGATGTCATTCGGGAATGGAATTGGCATCAAGAAATATTTGCGGAACAGAGCGGACTGCGCTGGGTTATTGAAGATAAATCTTCCGCCAAAGTAATCGGAACATGCGGTTTTCTTCAATATGAAAAGACGCATCGCCGAATCGAGCTCGGCTATGACCTGGCGCCTCCATATTGGGGGCGTGGAGTCATGACGGAGGCAGCGCGGCGCGTCCTGTCGTTCGGTTTTCGAGATATGGGCGTGAATCGTATCGAAGCGAAAATCGATCCGGAAAACATCGCTTCCGAGCGGTTGCTTCTCCGGCTCGGTTTTCAAAAGGAAGGCGTGATGAGACAACATGAGTTCGAAAAGGGAAGATATGTCGATATCGCTGTTTTCTCGCTGCTGAGAAGCGAATATGGAGCGCAGCGCCAAGCGCTTGCAGCCGATGCTTGGCACGATGGTGACAAAGACAGTGAACGGTTGAGAGATTGA
- a CDS encoding aminoacyl-tRNA deacylase, with protein sequence MNAYEMKIKEYMTLHHIQAEHLVLEQSCHSVPEAAIAVGGSADQFVKNICMIDEQDRFIVAIVKGEDRASTTRVGKALDIAKPRLANEREVLERTGFPAGGVPSFGFDALFLIDPKVAEQDAVYTGGGSPHSLIKLAVTELLRASGGGVARVRK encoded by the coding sequence ATGAATGCGTATGAAATGAAAATAAAAGAGTATATGACTCTGCATCATATCCAAGCCGAGCATCTCGTCCTGGAGCAATCCTGTCACTCCGTTCCGGAGGCGGCCATTGCCGTTGGGGGCTCGGCCGATCAATTCGTCAAGAACATTTGCATGATCGACGAACAGGACCGGTTCATCGTCGCGATTGTCAAAGGCGAAGACAGAGCAAGCACGACGAGAGTCGGGAAAGCGTTGGACATCGCCAAGCCGCGGCTCGCGAATGAGAGAGAAGTGCTGGAGAGGACAGGGTTCCCGGCCGGCGGGGTGCCGTCGTTCGGATTCGATGCGTTGTTCCTGATCGATCCGAAGGTTGCCGAGCAGGACGCAGTATACACGGGCGGCGGATCTCCTCATTCCCTAATCAAACTAGCTGTAACCGAATTGCTGCGCGCAAGCGGAGGGGGAGTGGCGAGAGTACGGAAATAG
- a CDS encoding VOC family protein yields the protein MITRFHHAQITIPRGQEEQAKAFYCGVLQLKEIAKPDSLAGRGGFWIQVGTQELHIGVEVGVDRSLTKAHLAYQVQDIEAMRERLRSNGITILESVPIPGYERFEFRDPFGNRVELIQPD from the coding sequence ATGATTACCCGCTTCCATCATGCTCAGATCACGATACCGCGAGGCCAGGAAGAGCAGGCCAAAGCCTTCTATTGCGGCGTGCTGCAGTTGAAGGAAATCGCCAAGCCCGACTCTTTAGCCGGAAGAGGAGGATTCTGGATTCAAGTCGGCACGCAGGAGCTGCATATCGGGGTCGAAGTTGGCGTCGATCGTTCGCTGACCAAAGCCCACCTGGCGTACCAGGTCCAGGACATCGAGGCGATGAGAGAGCGATTAAGAAGCAATGGGATTACAATTCTGGAATCGGTTCCGATTCCGGGGTATGAACGGTTCGAATTCCGTGATCCATTCGGCAACCGAGTGGAGTTGATTCAACCTGACTAA
- a CDS encoding GNAT family N-acetyltransferase, translating to MSLRIVEIYPDRKETFLNLYNLYLYELSAYTGEDIQADGTFEWNDTHLYFERNELHPYFITYDDRLAGFILVCSPPFVPKGIDYTIQELFVLKKYRGKNLASEAVIEVLNRFPGSYSVEQLKNNIAAVRFWKKFYKEQKIDFLEREDSIELEGLPGTYELLSQTFVISK from the coding sequence ATGAGCCTGCGGATCGTGGAAATTTATCCGGATCGGAAAGAAACCTTTTTGAACTTGTACAATCTCTATCTATACGAGCTATCCGCCTATACCGGCGAAGATATTCAGGCAGACGGGACATTCGAATGGAATGATACGCACCTGTATTTTGAACGGAATGAACTGCATCCTTATTTCATCACATACGATGATAGACTTGCCGGTTTTATTTTGGTGTGTTCGCCGCCCTTTGTGCCGAAGGGCATCGATTACACGATTCAAGAATTATTTGTGTTGAAAAAATATCGGGGAAAAAATCTGGCATCCGAAGCGGTAATTGAGGTGTTGAACCGGTTCCCGGGAAGCTACAGCGTGGAGCAGCTAAAAAATAATATAGCCGCCGTTCGATTCTGGAAGAAATTCTATAAGGAACAGAAGATTGACTTCCTGGAAAGGGAGGACAGCATCGAATTGGAAGGCTTGCCCGGAACCTATGAATTGTTGTCCCAGACCTTCGTTATTTCAAAATGA
- a CDS encoding RNA polymerase sigma factor, with protein MKQDQADAPLSDADIEQIVMQVKDGRQEPFRLLVKHYQRRIHVYCWHMLGHREEAEDAVQDIFIKCYQHIARYTKTSSFTSWLYKIAYNHCINAMKKRNTRYKAFGFYRWQQLNAGCERDYSDLVGEMLSQLSSEERNLLLLRVIDERSYEEIGEIMSCKPATARKKYERIKKRLRPLWSQQVEGLANET; from the coding sequence ATGAAACAAGATCAAGCAGACGCACCATTATCCGATGCGGACATTGAACAGATCGTCATGCAGGTCAAAGATGGCCGACAGGAGCCGTTTCGGCTGTTGGTCAAACACTATCAACGCCGGATTCACGTCTATTGCTGGCATATGTTAGGTCATCGGGAAGAAGCCGAGGACGCGGTGCAGGATATTTTTATCAAGTGTTATCAACATATCGCCCGTTACACCAAGACCAGCTCGTTTACCTCGTGGTTATACAAGATCGCCTACAATCACTGCATCAATGCAATGAAAAAGCGTAACACCCGGTACAAGGCGTTCGGCTTCTACCGATGGCAGCAACTCAATGCCGGATGCGAACGGGATTATAGCGATCTCGTCGGGGAGATGCTGAGCCAGCTCTCTTCAGAAGAGAGAAATCTGCTTCTGTTACGGGTGATTGATGAACGAAGCTACGAGGAAATCGGTGAAATCATGAGCTGCAAACCAGCCACCGCACGCAAAAAATATGAGCGGATTAAAAAAAGACTGAGACCGCTTTGGTCTCAACAAGTGGAGGGACTAGCCAATGAAACATAA
- a CDS encoding GNAT family N-acetyltransferase: protein MKTDQKLQFQSILEEDVARLTEIMTRAFDTDTKQFLGREKGGPDGYDTGEFMTRWAINSSAQSYKVLLDEQLIGAVIVWINENNENVLGCLFVDPSVENRGIGLAIWRYIEKKYPGTKKWITETPGYSKRNHHFYVNKCGFKIVKIKNPMSRDDEFYVLEKEM, encoded by the coding sequence ATGAAAACAGATCAGAAGTTACAGTTTCAATCTATTCTGGAAGAAGATGTGGCCCGTCTGACAGAAATCATGACCCGCGCTTTTGACACGGATACGAAGCAATTTCTTGGGCGGGAAAAGGGCGGGCCTGATGGATATGACACAGGCGAATTTATGACGCGATGGGCGATAAATTCATCGGCTCAGTCTTATAAAGTATTGTTGGATGAACAGCTGATAGGAGCTGTCATTGTGTGGATCAATGAAAACAACGAAAATGTTTTAGGTTGCTTGTTTGTCGATCCATCCGTGGAGAATCGCGGAATCGGACTTGCCATATGGAGATACATCGAGAAGAAGTACCCCGGCACGAAAAAGTGGATAACGGAAACCCCTGGATACTCCAAAAGAAATCATCACTTTTATGTCAATAAATGCGGATTCAAAATCGTAAAAATAAAAAATCCGATGAGCAGGGATGACGAGTTCTACGTTCTGGAAAAAGAAATGTAG
- a CDS encoding proline--tRNA ligase: MRQTQLLSPTLRQAPADAEAASHQLLVRAGYIRPLASGVYSYLPLGWRVMRQLERIIREEMDRAGAQEVHLPALLPAELWKQSGRYSVYGPELIRLQDRHGREFALGPTHEEAVTALIRDEVKSYKRVPLTVYQIQTKYRDERRPRFGLLRGREFLMKDAYSFAIDTDGLDASYRAMFDAYHRIMRRLGLRYRAIEADAGAIGGDGATHEFTVLADVGEDTVVSCTACEYAANLERAESGSAAGNGAGGREGSREGNYPAPERFPTPGMRTIDELASGLGLKPSAVIKTLIYTVDGAPVAVLVRGDHEVNEIKVKNCLDAAAVELADEETVAAVSGAPIGFAGPIGLRPDVRVLVDRDVASMSEGIAGANAEDTHVKHVVPGRDIPLETVGDYRNVMEGEACPHCGEGRLQFHRGIEVGHVFKLGTKYSAALGATVLDPNGREQPLLMGCYGIGVSRLLAAIVEQHHDERGIIWPRAIAPFQVHLIPVAWKDEAQRQAAERLYAELQQAGISVLLDDREERIGVKLADADLFGMPLRLVIGRSIAEGMVEWKERAGTGAETVRIEHCIDNVLEWV; the protein is encoded by the coding sequence ATGCGTCAAACTCAATTATTGTCTCCAACGCTGCGGCAGGCTCCGGCGGATGCCGAGGCGGCAAGTCACCAGCTGCTTGTGCGGGCAGGGTACATCCGGCCGTTGGCGTCAGGCGTCTATTCGTACCTGCCGCTGGGCTGGAGGGTGATGCGGCAGCTGGAGCGCATCATTCGGGAAGAGATGGACCGGGCCGGGGCCCAGGAGGTTCATCTTCCCGCGCTGCTTCCTGCCGAGCTGTGGAAGCAGTCGGGACGGTACAGCGTGTACGGGCCGGAGCTGATCCGCCTCCAGGATCGCCATGGGCGGGAATTCGCGCTCGGCCCGACGCATGAAGAAGCCGTTACGGCGCTTATCCGGGACGAAGTAAAATCCTACAAGCGCGTGCCGCTTACGGTGTACCAGATTCAGACGAAATACCGCGATGAGCGGCGTCCGCGCTTCGGCCTGCTGCGCGGCCGCGAGTTCCTGATGAAGGATGCCTATTCATTCGCTATCGATACGGACGGATTGGACGCCAGTTACCGCGCCATGTTCGACGCCTATCACCGGATTATGCGGCGCTTGGGCCTCCGTTACCGCGCTATCGAGGCGGACGCGGGAGCCATCGGCGGGGATGGGGCCACGCACGAGTTCACGGTGCTGGCCGATGTCGGCGAAGATACGGTCGTCTCCTGCACGGCATGCGAGTATGCGGCCAATCTGGAGCGGGCGGAGAGCGGAAGCGCAGCAGGGAATGGAGCCGGCGGGCGAGAAGGCAGCCGGGAGGGCAATTATCCTGCGCCGGAACGCTTCCCGACGCCGGGGATGCGGACGATCGATGAACTGGCTTCCGGTCTGGGGCTGAAGCCGTCCGCTGTGATCAAGACGCTGATCTATACGGTTGACGGTGCGCCGGTCGCGGTGCTCGTGCGGGGCGACCATGAGGTGAACGAGATCAAGGTGAAGAACTGCCTTGACGCGGCTGCGGTTGAATTGGCGGACGAGGAGACGGTCGCCGCCGTGTCGGGCGCGCCGATCGGCTTCGCCGGACCGATCGGGCTTCGGCCGGATGTGCGTGTGCTCGTCGACCGGGACGTGGCTTCGATGAGCGAAGGCATCGCAGGCGCCAATGCCGAGGACACTCACGTGAAGCATGTCGTCCCCGGCCGCGATATCCCTCTCGAGACGGTCGGCGATTACCGCAACGTCATGGAAGGGGAAGCCTGTCCGCATTGCGGGGAAGGCCGCCTGCAGTTCCACCGCGGCATCGAGGTCGGCCACGTGTTCAAGCTCGGCACGAAGTACAGTGCCGCGCTCGGCGCCACCGTGCTCGACCCGAACGGCCGCGAGCAGCCGCTGCTCATGGGCTGCTACGGCATCGGGGTCTCGCGCCTGCTGGCGGCGATTGTCGAGCAGCACCATGATGAGCGCGGCATCATCTGGCCGCGGGCCATCGCGCCGTTCCAGGTCCACCTCATTCCGGTGGCATGGAAGGATGAGGCACAGCGGCAGGCAGCCGAGCGGCTGTATGCGGAGCTTCAGCAGGCCGGCATCTCCGTGCTGCTCGACGACCGCGAGGAACGGATCGGCGTGAAGCTGGCCGATGCGGATCTGTTCGGCATGCCGCTGCGTCTCGTCATTGGCAGGTCGATTGCCGAAGGCATGGTGGAATGGAAGGAACGGGCGGGTACAGGAGCCGAGACGGTTCGGATTGAGCATTGTATAGATAATGTGCTGGAATGGGTGTAA
- a CDS encoding MFS transporter: MSASAHGKPGMAGNQRAWMMMAICLSAFLSHFTAGVVNVSLPRFITVFHSDIGTVQWMTTGYLLAITSLLPLMGRLGDRWGHRPIHNCGIALFTISSVLVALSPNLPVLLSMRILQAAGAAMFQATNMALITFHMPGAHRGRALGFVSTAVALGGMSGPVAGSFTAAWLSWQWAFLIHVPVAVAATALAVRYIPADQKEETKESPLDLVGAILFMGGIGTGIYAIVNGGDLGWGSPSMLVLYVVLLIIWPLSWMWQSRQEEPFLPLAAFRIPAVACGLMISCASFLLANIALVLMPFYIFETTAVSAADAGYVMLAYPLLLAVIGPVAGHLSDRLGSRRLMCLGLCAMAGGFMLFSGSFGELPLWGIICTLALIGSGMGLIASPNNSFIMSYAVKGDAGSIGSMIALTRNVGLVLGAALGLGLMDDGDPAKPLEAYLHIFRLGAWIGAAGLLPLGYSWYAGRRALKRGAGVRAQK; this comes from the coding sequence TTGAGCGCTTCCGCACACGGCAAGCCCGGAATGGCCGGCAACCAACGGGCATGGATGATGATGGCCATCTGCCTCAGCGCATTTTTGTCTCACTTCACTGCCGGGGTCGTGAACGTATCGCTTCCCCGGTTCATCACCGTGTTCCACTCGGATATCGGGACCGTGCAGTGGATGACGACGGGGTATCTGCTCGCCATTACGTCGCTACTTCCCTTGATGGGCAGGTTAGGCGACCGTTGGGGGCATCGCCCCATCCATAACTGCGGCATTGCCCTGTTCACGATCAGCTCTGTCCTGGTCGCGCTCTCGCCGAATCTCCCTGTCCTCCTCTCGATGCGTATTCTGCAAGCGGCGGGCGCTGCGATGTTCCAGGCGACGAATATGGCGCTCATCACGTTTCATATGCCGGGGGCGCATAGAGGGCGGGCTCTCGGATTCGTGAGCACAGCCGTTGCCCTGGGCGGGATGTCGGGACCGGTTGCCGGCAGCTTCACCGCGGCCTGGCTGAGCTGGCAGTGGGCGTTCCTGATTCATGTGCCCGTGGCGGTAGCGGCCACGGCGCTGGCTGTACGTTATATTCCCGCGGACCAGAAGGAGGAGACGAAGGAGTCCCCGCTGGATCTGGTCGGAGCCATCCTGTTCATGGGCGGCATTGGCACGGGAATCTACGCCATTGTGAACGGAGGCGACTTAGGGTGGGGTTCCCCAAGCATGCTTGTGCTGTACGTTGTCTTGCTCATCATCTGGCCGCTGAGCTGGATGTGGCAGTCCCGCCAGGAAGAGCCTTTTCTGCCGTTGGCGGCCTTCCGCATTCCGGCCGTGGCCTGCGGCCTGATGATTAGCTGCGCATCGTTCCTGCTGGCCAATATTGCGTTAGTCCTGATGCCGTTCTATATCTTCGAGACCACTGCGGTATCGGCGGCGGATGCAGGTTATGTCATGCTCGCGTATCCGCTTCTCTTGGCCGTGATCGGTCCCGTCGCGGGGCATCTGTCCGACCGGTTAGGCTCGCGGCGCTTGATGTGTCTTGGGCTGTGCGCCATGGCAGGCGGGTTCATGCTGTTCTCCGGATCATTCGGCGAGCTGCCGCTGTGGGGAATCATTTGCACGCTGGCATTAATCGGTTCGGGAATGGGATTGATCGCCTCGCCGAACAACAGCTTTATTATGAGCTATGCCGTGAAGGGAGACGCAGGCTCGATCGGCAGCATGATAGCGTTGACGCGCAACGTGGGCTTGGTGCTCGGGGCCGCGCTGGGATTGGGGCTGATGGACGACGGCGATCCCGCCAAGCCGCTGGAGGCTTATCTGCATATCTTCCGTCTGGGCGCTTGGATCGGAGCCGCCGGCCTGCTGCCGCTGGGATACAGCTGGTATGCGGGGAGAAGGGCGTTGAAGCGGGGGGCTGGCGTCCGCGCACAGAAATGA
- a CDS encoding saccharopine dehydrogenase family protein, which translates to MEMHAKEEIVVIGGYGHVGRNICRILGDRYPGMVFAAGRSRERAERFCQSAGGKIRPLEIDIRNPKPPAMFDGVKLVIMCLDQADTGFVRECLRAGTHYIDISANGTFLRQVEQCREVAEAYGATALLSVGLAPGLTNLLALEAHRMLGETDEIDLAIMLGLGDAHGEAAIEWMADNLGARFDITRNGKQVEAQSFADGKTFDFGADIGSRQAYRFPFSDQQSLPRTLNVSSVATRFCLDSPIVTRLLAGARRTWAVRLLQRGWLRKRLIRSLGALRFGGDRFAVKAEAWGRSREGKPALAECFLQGRDQSAATARVAAAAAAMLVDSPSPAGVYHIDQLTGMASMLKEPGPDIEYDLRLSELAPEGREAC; encoded by the coding sequence ATGGAGATGCATGCAAAAGAGGAGATTGTTGTCATCGGCGGTTACGGGCATGTGGGAAGGAACATTTGCAGGATACTGGGGGATCGTTACCCTGGCATGGTCTTCGCGGCCGGACGGAGCCGCGAGCGGGCCGAGCGCTTCTGCCAGTCCGCCGGAGGCAAAATCAGGCCGCTGGAGATCGATATCCGGAATCCGAAGCCGCCTGCGATGTTTGACGGCGTGAAGCTCGTTATCATGTGCCTGGATCAGGCCGACACGGGCTTCGTCCGCGAGTGTTTGCGCGCGGGCACGCACTACATCGATATCTCGGCGAACGGCACTTTTCTCCGCCAAGTGGAGCAATGCCGGGAAGTGGCTGAGGCTTACGGGGCGACCGCGCTGTTGAGCGTCGGGCTGGCTCCCGGCCTGACCAATCTGCTGGCGCTGGAGGCGCACCGGATGTTAGGCGAGACGGATGAGATCGATCTCGCGATTATGCTTGGGCTTGGTGATGCCCATGGGGAGGCGGCTATCGAATGGATGGCAGACAATCTCGGCGCCCGCTTCGACATCACGCGGAACGGGAAGCAGGTGGAGGCGCAGAGCTTCGCGGACGGCAAAACATTCGATTTCGGCGCGGACATCGGCAGCCGTCAGGCCTACCGCTTTCCATTCTCCGATCAGCAGTCCCTTCCGCGAACACTGAACGTATCTTCGGTCGCGACGCGCTTCTGCCTCGATTCCCCTATCGTCACCAGACTGTTGGCCGGGGCGCGAAGGACGTGGGCCGTCCGCCTGCTGCAAAGGGGCTGGCTCCGCAAGCGGTTGATCCGCAGCCTCGGAGCGCTTCGCTTCGGCGGAGACCGGTTCGCCGTCAAGGCGGAAGCTTGGGGGAGAAGCAGAGAGGGGAAGCCCGCCTTGGCGGAATGCTTCCTCCAAGGCCGGGATCAATCCGCCGCGACGGCGCGAGTCGCGGCTGCGGCCGCCGCGATGCTGGTTGATTCGCCCAGCCCGGCCGGGGTCTATCATATCGATCAGTTGACCGGTATGGCAAGCATGCTGAAGGAGCCGGGGCCGGACATCGAATACGATCTTCGTCTATCCGAGCTTGCGCCGGAAGGGAGGGAAGCCTGTTGA
- a CDS encoding class I SAM-dependent methyltransferase, with protein MFSYYSNLCTEVYDLTKPVGHSVGGDIEYYLDRLRSCSGRILEAAVGSGRMLIPLLEAGLLVDGIDYSPAMLASCRKRCEERNLRPMLYEGELQNLALPHKYDAIIIPTGSFCLLDNRQESINALKCFYEHLTPGGRIIIDLILPDRMEVGTTSTSTFPFPSGDVITVEDKLVEFSMIDQYSVSYLKYEKWREGSLIQSELQRFALRWYGNEEFKLVLENIGFSDIVVSSDYTHGKQPAEGNQIFTFEAVRK; from the coding sequence ATGTTTAGTTATTACAGTAATCTATGCACGGAAGTATACGATCTTACCAAACCTGTCGGGCATTCCGTCGGAGGCGATATCGAGTATTATCTCGACAGACTCCGATCATGCAGCGGCCGAATTCTAGAAGCGGCCGTAGGCTCAGGACGCATGCTCATCCCGCTTCTTGAAGCCGGACTGTTAGTGGACGGGATTGATTATTCCCCTGCGATGTTGGCTTCCTGCCGCAAGCGTTGCGAGGAGCGGAATTTACGGCCGATGTTGTACGAGGGAGAACTGCAAAATTTAGCCTTGCCGCATAAATACGATGCCATCATTATTCCAACCGGATCTTTCTGTTTGCTTGATAATCGTCAAGAATCCATTAACGCCCTTAAATGTTTTTACGAGCATCTCACTCCTGGAGGACGGATAATTATAGACCTTATTTTGCCCGATCGTATGGAGGTAGGGACGACTTCTACATCAACCTTCCCTTTTCCATCAGGGGATGTCATTACCGTGGAAGATAAACTGGTGGAATTTAGTATGATTGATCAATACTCCGTTTCCTATTTAAAATACGAAAAGTGGCGCGAAGGATCGCTAATTCAATCCGAGCTTCAACGTTTTGCGCTTCGCTGGTACGGCAATGAGGAATTCAAGCTCGTATTAGAAAACATTGGGTTCTCAGACATCGTAGTCTCGAGCGATTATACGCATGGAAAGCAGCCGGCGGAAGGCAATCAAATATTTACTTTTGAAGCGGTTCGAAAATAA